In Campylobacter concisus, a genomic segment contains:
- a CDS encoding NADH-quinone oxidoreductase subunit C gives MRGDKFIEILKTKVKILEVTRQADDQITVLVDRNDLPLAVKTLYYDIGGFISTMIPNDERQINGSFALYYALSMEGSKMTEADDFAAEDKCFITVKTLIPGSDPTFPSVTPLVPACVWYEREAYDMFGLVAEGLPDKRRLVLSDDWPDGLHPLRKDAMDYRYRPDPVDHRDEPDSEFLFPTGDAVVDVPLGPLHITSDEPGHFRLFCDGDEIIDADYRLFYQHRGMEKLAENRMNYDQMGYLAERVCGICGYAHAIACIEAAEKAIKLEIPLRAQAIRVICLEIERLHSHLLNIGLACEVTGNYNAFMHIFRVREYSMELAQLVTGGRKTYGNVVMGGLRRDMTNQEIKKGIEIINKLDVQISEIWDAVMEDKRQIGRWKGVGILDRQIARDFSPVGPNMRGSGFKRDNRYDHPYDFFKQIEFEVAVEHGCDVFAREMVRYKELKSSIHIIRQCFEMMPQTPIMIDPVTMIKPENFALGHDEAPRGENVHWIMQGSAQKVYRWRCRAATYNNWPSLRYQFRGNNISDAALIVCSLDPCYSCTERVTLVDVRTKKSKILTEKDLKKFCQDGGVSKKDLR, from the coding sequence ATGAGAGGCGATAAATTTATAGAAATCCTAAAAACCAAGGTAAAAATTTTAGAAGTAACTCGTCAAGCAGACGATCAAATCACAGTTTTGGTTGATAGAAACGATCTTCCACTAGCTGTTAAAACGCTTTATTATGATATTGGCGGCTTCATAAGCACGATGATACCAAATGACGAGCGCCAGATAAATGGCAGTTTTGCGCTTTATTATGCTCTTTCAATGGAAGGTAGCAAGATGACTGAAGCGGATGATTTTGCAGCTGAGGATAAGTGCTTTATCACTGTTAAAACGCTTATCCCAGGAAGCGATCCGACATTCCCATCAGTTACTCCGCTAGTGCCAGCTTGTGTTTGGTATGAAAGAGAAGCTTATGATATGTTTGGCCTTGTGGCTGAAGGTTTGCCTGATAAAAGGCGTCTAGTTTTAAGTGATGACTGGCCAGACGGACTTCATCCACTTAGAAAAGATGCGATGGATTATCGCTACCGCCCTGATCCAGTTGATCATAGAGATGAGCCTGATTCTGAGTTTTTGTTTCCAACAGGTGATGCAGTAGTTGATGTGCCACTTGGACCACTACATATTACTTCAGATGAGCCAGGTCACTTTAGACTTTTCTGTGACGGCGATGAGATCATCGACGCTGACTACCGCCTCTTTTATCAACACCGCGGTATGGAAAAGCTAGCTGAAAATAGAATGAACTATGATCAAATGGGCTATCTTGCAGAGAGAGTTTGTGGAATTTGTGGTTATGCTCACGCTATTGCGTGTATCGAAGCAGCAGAAAAAGCTATCAAGCTTGAAATTCCACTAAGAGCTCAAGCTATACGTGTCATCTGTCTTGAGATCGAGCGTCTTCACAGCCACCTTTTAAATATCGGTCTAGCTTGTGAGGTTACTGGTAACTACAACGCTTTCATGCACATCTTTAGGGTTCGTGAGTACTCTATGGAGCTAGCTCAGCTAGTAACTGGCGGACGTAAAACATACGGTAACGTCGTTATGGGTGGTTTAAGACGTGATATGACAAATCAAGAGATTAAAAAAGGCATCGAGATCATAAATAAACTTGACGTTCAAATTTCAGAAATTTGGGATGCAGTTATGGAGGATAAACGCCAAATCGGACGCTGGAAAGGTGTGGGCATCCTAGATCGCCAAATCGCACGTGACTTTAGCCCAGTTGGTCCAAATATGAGAGGCTCTGGCTTTAAACGCGATAACCGCTACGATCACCCATATGACTTCTTTAAACAGATAGAATTTGAAGTAGCAGTTGAGCATGGTTGCGACGTTTTTGCTCGCGAGATGGTTAGATATAAAGAGCTAAAAAGCTCTATCCACATCATCCGCCAATGCTTTGAGATGATGCCTCAAACACCTATCATGATCGATCCTGTGACTATGATCAAACCTGAAAATTTTGCACTTGGTCATGATGAAGCACCACGTGGCGAAAATGTTCACTGGATCATGCAAGGCAGCGCTCAAAAAGTATATCGCTGGAGATGCAGGGCAGCAACATATAACAACTGGCCAAGCCTAAGGTATCAATTCAGAGGCAACAACATAAGTGATGCTGCACTTATCGTTTGCTCACTTGACCCTTGCTACTCATGCACCGAGCGTGTTACATTAGTCGATGTAAGGACTAAAAAGAGCAAAATTTTAACAGAGAAAGACCTTAAAAAATTCTGTCAAGATGGCGGGGTTAGTAAGAAGGATTTAAGATGA
- a CDS encoding formate hydrogenlyase complex iron-sulfur subunit gives MMKLFDITEKYGKATYAYPFEPYIVPENFRGQPNYTYDLCIGCAACGIACPSNAIELKMNEEQTKLVWEFDCGRCIFCGRCDEVCPTGAVRLSDSFELAVKFDKSALIQRGELEMQTCKCCGKPFTPKRLINFTLEKLGTANLLPGRLEEAKDYLYICPECKKNQSAERLTKGIEEAIK, from the coding sequence ATGATGAAGTTATTTGACATCACAGAAAAATATGGAAAGGCGACATACGCCTATCCATTTGAGCCATATATTGTTCCTGAAAATTTCCGTGGTCAGCCAAACTATACATACGATCTTTGCATAGGTTGTGCAGCTTGCGGTATCGCTTGCCCTAGCAACGCGATAGAACTTAAGATGAACGAGGAGCAAACAAAGCTTGTTTGGGAATTTGACTGCGGGCGCTGCATATTTTGCGGACGCTGCGATGAGGTTTGCCCAACTGGAGCCGTAAGACTTAGCGATAGCTTTGAGCTTGCGGTTAAATTTGACAAGAGCGCTCTTATACAAAGGGGCGAGCTTGAGATGCAAACTTGCAAATGCTGTGGCAAGCCATTTACACCAAAAAGGCTTATAAATTTCACACTTGAAAAGCTTGGCACTGCAAATTTACTCCCAGGCAGACTTGAAGAGGCAAAAGACTACCTTTATATCTGCCCAGAGTGCAAGAAAAATCAATCTGCTGAGAGGCTAACAAAAGGCATTGAGGAGGCTATAAAATGA
- a CDS encoding NADH-quinone oxidoreductase subunit B family protein, giving the protein MSLYQVPEDIKTANDLTAKLEHLKNIKRSFSVYRIDCGSCNGCEIEIFAAITPMWDPERFGFKLVANPRHADILLCTGPVTRQMYYPLLRAYEATPDPKIVVALGACGSSGGIFHDAYSVWGGIDKIIPVDVYIPGCPPHPASIIYGLGMALGIIDQKLHKKSYEKDNTLPPLVEKSVIGDILFERDLQAESRRLMSYIFGRILFEKYMNAIKCSKDVHDPSISREAVLTAIKKEEDPRYAECMGLLHNDVYLKYAKADKSFAIDVDSEVWSKR; this is encoded by the coding sequence ATGAGTCTATATCAAGTCCCAGAGGACATAAAAACAGCAAATGATCTAACTGCAAAGCTAGAGCATCTAAAAAATATCAAAAGAAGCTTTAGCGTTTATAGGATCGACTGCGGAAGCTGTAACGGCTGTGAGATAGAAATTTTTGCAGCTATTACGCCGATGTGGGACCCTGAGCGTTTTGGTTTCAAGCTTGTAGCAAACCCAAGACACGCTGATATTTTGCTTTGTACTGGTCCTGTAACAAGACAGATGTATTATCCGCTTCTTCGTGCCTATGAGGCGACTCCAGATCCTAAGATCGTAGTTGCTCTTGGTGCATGCGGAAGTAGTGGCGGAATTTTCCACGACGCTTATAGTGTTTGGGGTGGCATCGATAAGATAATCCCAGTCGATGTCTATATCCCAGGCTGTCCTCCACACCCAGCAAGCATTATTTACGGTCTTGGCATGGCTCTTGGTATCATCGATCAAAAACTTCATAAAAAAAGCTATGAAAAAGATAACACATTGCCACCTTTGGTTGAGAAGTCAGTCATAGGCGACATCTTGTTTGAGCGTGATTTGCAAGCTGAAAGCAGAAGGCTAATGAGCTATATTTTTGGTAGAATCCTTTTTGAAAAATATATGAATGCTATCAAATGTTCAAAAGATGTCCATGACCCAAGCATTTCAAGAGAGGCTGTGCTTACAGCTATCAAAAAAGAGGAAGATCCTAGATATGCCGAGTGCATGGGGCTTTTGCATAATGATGTCTATCTAAAATATGCAAAAGCTGATAAAAGCTTTGCGATAGACGTTGATAGCGAGGTTTGGAGTAAGAGATGA
- a CDS encoding acyl-CoA thioesterase — MDILKDFGEPRIKQVMLPKDTNSAGNIFGGWIMSQIDLAGAQAAREISPERVVTISMKEIIFKQPVFVGDVLSCYAKIIAVGKTSITTQIEVTALRLNDGGFRETIHVTSAIATYVSVTKDGHKKPIDENLKKLHGF; from the coding sequence ATGGATATTTTAAAAGATTTTGGTGAGCCACGCATAAAACAAGTCATGCTACCAAAAGATACAAACTCAGCTGGAAATATTTTTGGTGGCTGGATAATGAGTCAGATCGACCTTGCAGGTGCACAAGCTGCAAGAGAAATTTCTCCCGAACGCGTTGTGACAATTTCTATGAAAGAGATCATCTTTAAACAACCAGTCTTTGTTGGCGACGTGCTAAGCTGCTACGCAAAGATCATCGCAGTTGGCAAAACATCTATAACAACACAGATAGAAGTGACTGCGCTGAGGCTAAATGACGGTGGCTTTAGAGAGACTATACATGTCACAAGCGCTATCGCAACCTACGTCAGTGTGACAAAAGATGGACATAAAAAACCTATAGATGAAAATCTAAAAAAACTTCATGGTTTTTAA
- a CDS encoding hydrogenase 3 maturation endopeptidase HyCI, whose translation MKKAILCIGNPMRGDDDVGNEVGRIVEHELKEWKVFFGQDVPENEFSAIREFAPDILIVVDAMSGFDEDKIEFFDLSDDRDYIYSTHNLPTPVLLSYLRKICPKTLFLGISVLLENVLNFEEGLSEQAKKSARKAFLRIVEIDKNLVG comes from the coding sequence ATGAAAAAGGCCATCCTTTGCATCGGTAATCCTATGCGTGGCGATGATGATGTGGGTAATGAAGTAGGCCGCATCGTGGAGCACGAGCTAAAAGAGTGGAAAGTCTTTTTTGGGCAAGATGTGCCTGAGAATGAATTTTCAGCCATTAGAGAATTTGCGCCTGATATCTTGATAGTGGTTGATGCGATGAGTGGCTTTGATGAGGATAAGATAGAGTTTTTTGACCTAAGTGACGATAGAGACTACATCTACTCAACTCACAATCTACCAACTCCAGTACTTTTAAGCTATTTGCGAAAAATTTGCCCAAAGACGCTTTTTCTTGGCATTAGCGTCTTGCTCGAAAATGTCTTAAATTTTGAAGAAGGACTAAGCGAGCAGGCTAAAAAAAGTGCCAGAAAAGCATTTTTAAGAATTGTAGAGATTGATAAAAATTTAGTTGGTTAA
- the ciaB gene encoding invasion protein CiaB: MNDFKRLNELTKEQKNKLNAIYKNLDDDIINEAVKICGLAGTPSEKLALARRIVDLKVDPLQNELKKLNLGEDEQKRVLNLMYGYVRNLYENLHAKLLEKAKEEKILDPFNQAFVQAMHELGLSLNAWQISWQDRIIDTTNKEFEAKFKDLSQANEFITKNALFQCDINGVRADRTYGAVCKEGEKFSFLPYALAFKDEVSELKKVFAKNLEILRNLAQNDEQKSYVKYLKKLQNAFCEEDNAKVINVWQEAEIAWMDVKGALQPGHPLEYYEDAYTHAVALEWDIRLVDSEGIDELKFKEKIAKTYESVCEKIKFDNAETNKAVSENIARTQLYISVPMIYYGAELNGLFSAQVVPNDESVSAKCGKKIFAFVNHVYEGAKAKPFMKLGAEIFSKEFLDFGREILFLKPKIWKKVYEISTIGHEFGHILFIGLDTEMSMNKSGVFKFIEEYKATTGGLVNFFLHEEAEYKMAVFHELIARAVGLIAWRKVDEVRAYYCEGLIHLSLLFRAGVLKFDGKLSVNMSEQTYAKFKENCLQNYYDLAQTYAKKDDANTFLEKFCQKDELSYLPKDEECKKFVEHFYARYEAIGNDVDDSGEWQRWQSLAKKAEKDR; this comes from the coding sequence ATGAACGATTTTAAAAGATTAAATGAACTCACAAAAGAGCAAAAAAACAAGCTAAATGCTATTTATAAAAATTTAGACGATGATATCATAAACGAGGCTGTTAAAATTTGTGGTCTTGCTGGTACACCAAGCGAGAAACTGGCTCTTGCAAGAAGGATAGTAGATCTTAAAGTAGATCCGCTTCAAAATGAGCTAAAAAAGCTAAATTTAGGCGAAGATGAGCAAAAACGAGTGCTAAATTTAATGTATGGCTACGTTAGAAATTTATATGAAAACCTGCACGCCAAGCTTTTAGAAAAGGCCAAAGAAGAGAAAATTTTAGATCCATTTAACCAAGCTTTTGTGCAGGCGATGCATGAACTTGGGCTTAGTCTAAATGCGTGGCAAATTTCATGGCAGGATCGTATTATTGACACTACAAACAAAGAGTTTGAGGCTAAATTTAAAGATTTAAGCCAGGCAAATGAGTTTATTACTAAAAATGCTTTATTTCAGTGTGATATTAACGGTGTAAGAGCTGATAGAACTTACGGCGCAGTTTGCAAAGAGGGCGAGAAATTTAGCTTTTTGCCTTACGCACTTGCCTTTAAAGATGAGGTTAGTGAGCTTAAAAAAGTCTTTGCAAAAAACCTTGAAATTTTAAGAAATTTAGCCCAAAATGACGAGCAAAAATCCTATGTAAAATACCTTAAAAAACTACAAAATGCCTTTTGTGAAGAGGACAATGCAAAGGTGATAAATGTATGGCAAGAGGCCGAGATAGCGTGGATGGATGTAAAAGGTGCGCTTCAGCCAGGCCATCCACTAGAGTACTATGAAGATGCCTATACACACGCAGTTGCGCTAGAGTGGGACATCAGGCTGGTTGATAGCGAGGGCATTGATGAGCTTAAATTTAAAGAAAAAATAGCAAAAACTTACGAAAGCGTTTGCGAAAAGATCAAGTTTGACAACGCCGAGACAAACAAGGCAGTTAGTGAAAATATCGCTAGAACGCAGCTTTATATAAGCGTGCCGATGATTTATTATGGAGCCGAGCTAAATGGACTTTTTAGCGCTCAAGTCGTGCCAAATGATGAGAGTGTGAGCGCAAAATGTGGTAAAAAAATTTTTGCCTTTGTAAATCACGTCTATGAGGGCGCAAAGGCAAAGCCTTTTATGAAGCTTGGGGCTGAAATTTTTAGCAAGGAATTTTTGGATTTTGGTAGGGAAATTTTATTTTTAAAGCCAAAAATTTGGAAAAAAGTTTATGAAATCTCAACGATCGGACATGAGTTTGGACACATCCTCTTTATCGGGCTTGATACCGAGATGAGCATGAATAAAAGTGGCGTCTTTAAATTTATAGAAGAATATAAGGCGACGACTGGCGGGCTAGTAAATTTCTTCTTGCACGAAGAAGCGGAGTATAAAATGGCCGTCTTTCACGAGCTAATTGCCCGTGCGGTTGGGCTTATTGCGTGGCGAAAGGTCGATGAGGTGAGGGCTTACTACTGCGAGGGGCTCATACATCTTAGCTTGCTTTTTAGGGCTGGAGTGCTTAAATTTGACGGCAAACTAAGTGTGAATATGAGCGAGCAAACTTATGCTAAATTTAAAGAAAATTGTCTACAAAACTACTATGATCTAGCGCAAACATACGCTAAAAAAGATGATGCGAACACATTTTTGGAGAAATTTTGCCAAAAAGACGAACTAAGCTATCTACCAAAAGATGAAGAGTGCAAGAAATTTGTTGAGCATTTTTACGCTAGATACGAAGCTATAGGCAACGACGTCGATGATAGTGGTGAGTGGCAAAGGTGGCAAAGTTTAGCCAAAAAGGCAGAGAAAGATAGATAA
- a CDS encoding formate hydrogenlyase maturation HycH family protein has protein sequence MIQVYKLTKRHMDDNDKLPRELKEIKIFSTCVGHGVGTIDFSEKILELSDEEFDEMIKNSGEYVKFKIGNLSKYFEVEIFAEHIAKLLPQLCECKLKEILANLKEGYIVLRKDF, from the coding sequence ATGATACAAGTTTATAAGCTTACAAAAAGGCATATGGACGACAACGACAAGCTTCCACGCGAGCTAAAGGAGATAAAAATTTTCTCCACTTGCGTGGGACATGGCGTTGGCACGATTGATTTTAGCGAGAAAATTTTAGAGCTAAGCGATGAGGAATTTGACGAGATGATCAAAAACTCAGGCGAATACGTGAAATTTAAGATCGGAAATTTAAGCAAATATTTTGAAGTTGAAATTTTTGCCGAGCATATCGCTAAACTCTTGCCACAGCTTTGTGAGTGTAAGCTTAAAGAAATTTTGGCAAATTTAAAAGAGGGATATATCGTGCTTAGGAAGGACTTTTGA
- a CDS encoding formate/nitrite transporter family protein — translation MLNPAETAQAVSSSMEHKAHMPLTSIIFLAIMAGAAIAMGDIFWAHSTVGMAENQSIGLSNFIGGITFSCGLMMVVFYGGHLFTSSVLSGVSAYEGKLKLGKTIGYWAIVWIFNFVGGALIAYMYYYSGLPLKYDGYILQHFIPAGIGKITAPFHELFIRGIFCNVFVCMSIWTATSESNLSGKFFAIMWMIGAFVACSMEHCVANMFIITEAIISKAHYIAANGGDIAAAAAALGHGITAEKLEVLNWGNFIGKNLVPVTLGNICGGLFFVGLVGFMANKFDMKKKA, via the coding sequence ATGTTAAATCCGGCAGAAACCGCTCAAGCGGTCTCAAGCTCTATGGAGCATAAGGCTCATATGCCGCTTACTAGTATTATTTTTCTTGCTATCATGGCTGGAGCTGCTATTGCTATGGGTGATATTTTCTGGGCTCACTCGACAGTTGGCATGGCTGAAAATCAGTCTATTGGACTTTCAAATTTTATCGGCGGTATCACATTTAGCTGTGGTCTTATGATGGTTGTCTTTTATGGTGGACATCTTTTTACAAGCTCAGTTTTAAGTGGTGTTAGCGCATATGAAGGAAAGCTAAAACTAGGTAAGACTATCGGATACTGGGCTATCGTTTGGATATTTAACTTCGTTGGCGGCGCATTGATCGCTTATATGTACTACTACTCAGGCTTGCCACTAAAGTATGATGGCTACATCTTGCAGCACTTTATACCAGCTGGCATTGGCAAGATCACAGCACCATTTCATGAGCTATTTATCCGTGGAATTTTTTGTAACGTCTTTGTTTGTATGTCTATTTGGACTGCGACAAGTGAGAGCAATCTATCTGGTAAATTCTTTGCCATTATGTGGATGATCGGTGCGTTTGTAGCTTGCTCAATGGAGCACTGCGTGGCAAATATGTTCATCATCACCGAAGCCATCATCTCAAAAGCTCACTATATAGCAGCAAATGGCGGAGATATCGCTGCTGCGGCTGCAGCTTTAGGACATGGCATCACGGCTGAAAAGCTAGAAGTGCTAAACTGGGGAAATTTCATCGGTAAAAACTTAGTTCCGGTTACACTTGGTAATATCTGCGGCGGGCTTTTCTTTGTTGGTTTAGTTGGCTTTATGGCAAATAAATTCGATATGAAGAAAAAAGCTTAA
- a CDS encoding Crp/Fnr family transcriptional regulator, translating to MKKSRLGLLQTQITKILTQNELDKFEYKELPKTSTIYTEEIKIIILKSGCAKLSFFEDGEEFILYHLEASNIAVLDDNCAFEALEDAEIYAINLNKIGEILSNANVADEILKAVLNAVIVQRQIIKSILFEDAKGRIANFLIELAKEQDLKQNGYHYIFLPFSLKVLSSFVGLKRQSASTAFNELIKDDIIRKITPHEFLIIDYERLESYTN from the coding sequence ATGAAAAAATCACGTCTAGGTCTTTTGCAAACACAAATCACAAAGATCCTAACTCAAAATGAGCTTGATAAATTTGAGTACAAAGAGCTACCAAAAACAAGCACAATCTACACCGAAGAGATCAAGATCATCATCTTAAAAAGTGGCTGTGCAAAGCTCTCATTTTTTGAAGATGGAGAGGAATTTATCCTTTATCATTTAGAAGCGAGCAACATCGCCGTACTTGATGATAATTGCGCTTTTGAAGCGCTTGAAGATGCTGAAATTTATGCTATAAATTTAAACAAAATAGGTGAAATTTTATCAAATGCAAATGTCGCAGATGAAATTTTAAAAGCTGTGTTAAATGCAGTGATCGTGCAACGCCAGATCATAAAATCAATACTTTTTGAAGATGCAAAAGGTAGGATTGCAAATTTTTTGATCGAGCTTGCAAAGGAGCAGGATCTAAAGCAAAATGGATATCACTACATATTTTTGCCATTTTCTCTAAAGGTGCTCTCAAGCTTTGTGGGGCTCAAACGACAAAGCGCTTCAACTGCTTTTAATGAGCTTATAAAAGACGACATCATAAGAAAGATCACGCCACACGAGTTTTTAATAATTGATTATGAAAGACTTGAAAGTTACACAAACTAA